The Canis lupus familiaris isolate Mischka breed German Shepherd chromosome X, alternate assembly UU_Cfam_GSD_1.0, whole genome shotgun sequence genome has a segment encoding these proteins:
- the SUV39H1 gene encoding histone-lysine N-methyltransferase SUV39H1 isoform X1: MRGGTYAADCSSHGCSVCCKSSWNQLQDLCRLAKLSCPALGISKRNLYDFEVEYLCDYKKIREQEYYLVKWRGYPDSESTWEPRQNLKCVRILKQFHKDLERELLRRHQRSKPPRHLDPSLANYLVQKAKQRRALRRWEQELNAKRSHLGRITVENEVDLDGPPRAFVYINEYRVGEGITLNQVAVGCECQDCLWAPAGGCCPGASLHKFAYNDQGQVRLRAGLPIYECNSRCRCGYDCPNRVVQKGIRYDLCIFRTDDGRGWGVRTLEKIRKNSFVMEYVGEIITSEEAERRGQIYDRQGATYLFDLDYVEDVYTVDAAYYGNISHFVNHSCDPNLQVYNVFIDNLDERLPRIAFFATRTIRAGEELTFDYNMQVDPVDMESTRMDSNFGLAGLPGSPKKRVRIECKCGTESCRKYLF, encoded by the exons GCTGCAGTGTGTGTTGCAAGTCGTCTTGGAATCAGCTACAGGACCTGTGCCGTCTGGCCAAgctctcctgccctgccctcgGCATCTCCAAGAGGAATCTCTATGACTTTGAAGTCGAGTACCTGTGTGATTACAAGAAGATACGC GAACAAGAGTATTACCTGGTAAAATGGCGTGGATACCCAGACTCAGAGAGCACCTGGGAGCCACGGCAGAATCTCAAGTGTGTACGCATTCTCAAGCAGTTCCACAAGGACTTAGAAAGGGAGCTGCTCCGGCGGCACCAGCGATCAAAGCCCCCCCGGCACCTGGACCCAAGCTTGGCCAACTACCTGGTACAGAAAGCCAAGCAGAGGCGGGCGCTCCGGCGCTGGGAGCAGGAGCTCAATGCCAAGCGCAGCCACCTGGGACGCATCACTGTGGAGAATGAGGTGGACCTGGACGGCCCCCCGCGGGCTTTTGTATACATCAATGAGTACCGTGTTGGTGAGGGCATCACCCTCAACCAGGTGGCGGTGGGCTGTGAGTGCCAGGACTGTCTGTGGGCCCCCGCTGGAGGCTGCTGCCCTGGGGCATCGCTGCACAAGTTTGCCTACAATGACCAGGGTCAGGTGCGGCTGCGTGCCGGGCTGCCCATCTACGAGTGCAACTCCCGCTGCCGCTGTGGCTATGACTGCCCCAACCGTGTGGTACAGAAGGGCATCCGCTATGACCTCTGCATCTTCCGCACGGATGACGGGCGTGGCTGGGGCGTCCGTACGCTGGAGAAGATCCGCAAGAACAGTTTCGTCATGGAGTACGTGGGAGAG ATCATTACCTCAGAGGAGGCGGAGCGGCGGGGCCAGATCTACGACCGCCAGGGCGCCACCTACCTCTTCGACCTGGACTACGTGGAGGACGTGTACACCGTGGATGCCGCCTATTATGGCAACATCTCCCATTTTGTCAACCACAGT TGTGACCCCAACCTCCAGGTGTACAACGTCTTCATAGACAACCTTGATGAGCGACTGCCCCGCATCGCTTTCTTTGCCACAAGAACCATCCGGGCAGGCGAGGAGCTCACCTTTGATTACAACATGCAAG TGGACCCCGTGGACATGGAGAGCACCCGCATGGACTCCAACTTTGGCCTGGccgggctccccggctcccccaAGAAGCGGGTCCGTATTGAATGCAAGTGTGGGACTGAATCCTGCCGCAAATACCTCTTCTAG
- the SUV39H1 gene encoding histone-lysine N-methyltransferase SUV39H1 isoform X2, which produces MAENLKGCSVCCKSSWNQLQDLCRLAKLSCPALGISKRNLYDFEVEYLCDYKKIREQEYYLVKWRGYPDSESTWEPRQNLKCVRILKQFHKDLERELLRRHQRSKPPRHLDPSLANYLVQKAKQRRALRRWEQELNAKRSHLGRITVENEVDLDGPPRAFVYINEYRVGEGITLNQVAVGCECQDCLWAPAGGCCPGASLHKFAYNDQGQVRLRAGLPIYECNSRCRCGYDCPNRVVQKGIRYDLCIFRTDDGRGWGVRTLEKIRKNSFVMEYVGEIITSEEAERRGQIYDRQGATYLFDLDYVEDVYTVDAAYYGNISHFVNHSCDPNLQVYNVFIDNLDERLPRIAFFATRTIRAGEELTFDYNMQVDPVDMESTRMDSNFGLAGLPGSPKKRVRIECKCGTESCRKYLF; this is translated from the exons ATGGCGGAAAATTTAAAAG GCTGCAGTGTGTGTTGCAAGTCGTCTTGGAATCAGCTACAGGACCTGTGCCGTCTGGCCAAgctctcctgccctgccctcgGCATCTCCAAGAGGAATCTCTATGACTTTGAAGTCGAGTACCTGTGTGATTACAAGAAGATACGC GAACAAGAGTATTACCTGGTAAAATGGCGTGGATACCCAGACTCAGAGAGCACCTGGGAGCCACGGCAGAATCTCAAGTGTGTACGCATTCTCAAGCAGTTCCACAAGGACTTAGAAAGGGAGCTGCTCCGGCGGCACCAGCGATCAAAGCCCCCCCGGCACCTGGACCCAAGCTTGGCCAACTACCTGGTACAGAAAGCCAAGCAGAGGCGGGCGCTCCGGCGCTGGGAGCAGGAGCTCAATGCCAAGCGCAGCCACCTGGGACGCATCACTGTGGAGAATGAGGTGGACCTGGACGGCCCCCCGCGGGCTTTTGTATACATCAATGAGTACCGTGTTGGTGAGGGCATCACCCTCAACCAGGTGGCGGTGGGCTGTGAGTGCCAGGACTGTCTGTGGGCCCCCGCTGGAGGCTGCTGCCCTGGGGCATCGCTGCACAAGTTTGCCTACAATGACCAGGGTCAGGTGCGGCTGCGTGCCGGGCTGCCCATCTACGAGTGCAACTCCCGCTGCCGCTGTGGCTATGACTGCCCCAACCGTGTGGTACAGAAGGGCATCCGCTATGACCTCTGCATCTTCCGCACGGATGACGGGCGTGGCTGGGGCGTCCGTACGCTGGAGAAGATCCGCAAGAACAGTTTCGTCATGGAGTACGTGGGAGAG ATCATTACCTCAGAGGAGGCGGAGCGGCGGGGCCAGATCTACGACCGCCAGGGCGCCACCTACCTCTTCGACCTGGACTACGTGGAGGACGTGTACACCGTGGATGCCGCCTATTATGGCAACATCTCCCATTTTGTCAACCACAGT TGTGACCCCAACCTCCAGGTGTACAACGTCTTCATAGACAACCTTGATGAGCGACTGCCCCGCATCGCTTTCTTTGCCACAAGAACCATCCGGGCAGGCGAGGAGCTCACCTTTGATTACAACATGCAAG TGGACCCCGTGGACATGGAGAGCACCCGCATGGACTCCAACTTTGGCCTGGccgggctccccggctcccccaAGAAGCGGGTCCGTATTGAATGCAAGTGTGGGACTGAATCCTGCCGCAAATACCTCTTCTAG